In Nocardioides sp. WS12, the DNA window GCGCCTCGATCCGTTCCGGCGCGAGGTCTACCGCGACGGTCGGTACGTCGCGCTCACGCGCAAGCAGTTCGCCGTACTCGAGGTGCTCGTCGGTGCCGACGGGGGTGTGATCAGTGCCGAGGAGCTGCTGGAGCGGGCATGGGACGAGAACGCCGACCCGTTCACCAATGCCGTGCGGATCACGGTGTCCTCCCTGCGCAAGCGGCTCGGTGAACCGTGGCTGATCGCGACGGTGCCGGGTGTCGGGTACCGCATCGAGGACGTGGCGGACCGTGGCTAGGCGGCCGTGGGGCCCGAGCGTCCGCCTCAAGCTCACCCTCAGCTACGCGGGCTTCCTGATGGTCGCGGGCGGCCTGCTGCTCGCCACCGTCTGGGTGTTCCTCCTGCGCTACGTGCCGGACCAGGCCGCGTTCCAGCCGTCGTTCGGGCCGTCGCGTACCGATCTCCAGAAGGCCTTCACCCCGCGGGCGATCCAGGCGATGTCCTTCCTGCTCGTCTTCGGTCTTGTCGGGGGTTGGTTCCTGGCGGGACGCATGCTCGCACCGCTGAACCGGATCACCCGCGCCACCCGCCAGGCCACCACCGGCTCGCTCTCCCACCGGATCGAGATGGAGGGGCGCAACGACGAGTTCCGCCAACTGGCCGACGACTTCGACGCGATGCTCGCGCGCCTCGAGGCGCACGTCGCCGAGCAACAGCGGTTCGCCGCCAACGCCTCGCACGAACTGCGCACGCCCCTGACGATCACGCAGACCCTGCTCGAGGTCGCCCGCAACGAGCCGACCCGCAACGTCGACGAACTCATCGACCGGTTGCACCACGTCAACGCGCGCGCCATCGACCTCACCGAGGCGCTGCTGTTGCTCAGCCGCGCCGACCGGCAGGCCTTCGCGCGCGGCGTCGTCGACCTGTCACTCGCTGCCGAAGAAGCAACGGAGACGCTGCTCCCGCTGGCCGAGAAGCGCGGTCTCACCATCGAGACGTCCGGCGACCAGGCGCTGACCACCGGCTCGCAGGCCCTCCTCCTGCAGATGACGACGAACCTCGTCCACAACGCGATCGTGCACAACCTGCCCGCCGACGGAGCGGTGTGGGTACGGACCGGTGCTCATCCCGCGGGCGTCGTACTCACGGTCGAGAGCACGGGCGAGACGCTGACGCCGCAACTGGTGGCGACCCTCGTCGAGCCGTTCCAGCGCGGGAATCAGCGGATCCGCACCGATCACGCCGGCATCGGCCTCGGGCTGGCCATCGTCCAGAGCATCGTGAACGCGCACGACGGCACGCTCACCCTGACGCCACGCCCCGAGGGCGGCCTGGTCGTCAGCGTGGTGCTGCCAGCCCGGCCCTGAGCTGAGCGGCGACCCCCCGCGGGTCGTCGACCCAGAGGTCGACACGGTCGGCGGTGACGTCGCCCTTCGACGTCCGCAGCACGGTGCTTTCGGTGAGCTTCAACTCGAGGTTGGTGCGGCTGCCGACGCCCACGAGGAGCAGGCCGCCATCGAGGTGCACCGACTTCACGATGCCAGGCAGTTCGTGCTCCGCCGACTGGGTGCTGGCGATCGCAGCGAGGGGTACGTCGACCCAGGTCCGTGCGCTGTTGCGGATGCGCAACGTGTCGTCGGTCAGCAGGTGCGGACGCATCCGGTACGACGCCATCAGGCCGAGCATCCAGAGCACGCCCCAGATCCCGACGACCAGGAACGGCAGCCGGATCGCCTCGGCCCACCCGGTGTCGATCTGGCGCAGCACCACCTCGACCACGACCGCCTCGGTCGCGGAGCCGAAGATCCACAGCCACAGCATCGGGCCGACCAGTTGGGCGTAGCCGATCGGCGTCGCGCCCCTGGGTACGGCGGGACGCCGGATGATCCAGCGGGCCAGGCACCCGTACAGGGCCAGCTCGAGCAGGATCGCGTCCCTGACGTGGGCAAAGACGGCGGCGGGCATGAGACGTCGATCGATCAGAAGGCCTGGGGGCCGATCCGTTCGATCGCGACGAAGACGGCGAGGGCCAGCAGGACCACGGTGAACACGGCGCTCGACCATTCACTGCGGCGAGCGTGGGTCAGCGCTGCACCGGCCATCGTCACGGCCAGGCCGATCGCCGCGGCCGGGACGAGCCAGGTGGCGATGTCAAAGGCGCCCGGCAGGATGAGACCGAGTCCGCCGGCGACCTCTGCTGCACCGATGACCTTGAGCATGCCTGGGGAGAAGTCCTCCGCCCAGCCCATCTTCGGGTCAGCGAGGATCTGCTCCTTGGACTTGGCCAGCTTCATGGTGCCGGCCATGAGGAAGAGGGCGGCCAGCAGGCCCGAGACGATCCAGACGACGACGTTCACGGTGACTCCTTCAGCGGAACTCGAGTGTTCCGGTCTCTGTCGAGGCTAGTGGACCTGACTCACGAGTCCGGCGGTTCGCCCGGTCCCTCGGGATGGGTGAGGTCGTAGGCCCGCGCGACCTTCTGCGGTACCACCATCCGCCACGCGTCGACCACGAACTCACGTGCCTCGATCGGGTCCAGCGCCGCCAGGTTCGCGTGCACCCAGTGGAAGCGCAGGTCGGACTCCCGCGGCATCTGGAACTTGTCGGGGTTGCCGGCCACCAGGCCTGCGCGCTCCTCCTTGGGGAACGCGAAGCCCATCACGGTCTCGTCGAGCGAGAACGCGACGTACACGATCTGCTTGACCCGGAACTTCAACCGATGGCGGACGTAGACCTCGTAGGAGCGCTCGAGCTCGGAGCCCAGCCCGCGCACGTCCTCGATCGTTGCCATGGTTCTCCCAGCCTCTCACCGGCCTACGACAACAGGGCTTGACCCTGACGTAGCGTCAACCCTTGATGGTGGGTGCATGAACACGACAGCACCTGCCATCGAGGTCGCCGGACTGCGCAAGGCGTACGGCGACCACACCGTCCTCGACGGCGTCGACCTCTCCGTCCCGGAGGGCACCGTCTACGCCCTGCTCGGCCCCAACGGCGCCGGCAAGACCACCATCGTCCGCATCCTCTCCACCCTCACTTCGGCCGACGGCGGCGTCGCCACCGTTGCCGGGTACGACGTCCGCACCCAGTCGGACGGCGTACGACGCTCGATCGGGGTGACCGGGCAGTTCTCGGCGATCGACGAGCTGCTGACCGGCCGGGAGAACGTCCGGCTGATGGTCGATCTCGCGCATTTGCCCAAGCGGGACGCCGCGGCCCGCGCCAGCGAACTGCTCGAGCGCTTCGGCCTGACCGACGCCGCCGATCGCCGCGCGGCGACGTACTCCGGCGGCATGAAGCGGCGCCTCGACCTGGCCATGACGCTGGTGAGTCGGCCGCGGCTG includes these proteins:
- a CDS encoding HAMP domain-containing sensor histidine kinase, which translates into the protein MARRPWGPSVRLKLTLSYAGFLMVAGGLLLATVWVFLLRYVPDQAAFQPSFGPSRTDLQKAFTPRAIQAMSFLLVFGLVGGWFLAGRMLAPLNRITRATRQATTGSLSHRIEMEGRNDEFRQLADDFDAMLARLEAHVAEQQRFAANASHELRTPLTITQTLLEVARNEPTRNVDELIDRLHHVNARAIDLTEALLLLSRADRQAFARGVVDLSLAAEEATETLLPLAEKRGLTIETSGDQALTTGSQALLLQMTTNLVHNAIVHNLPADGAVWVRTGAHPAGVVLTVESTGETLTPQLVATLVEPFQRGNQRIRTDHAGIGLGLAIVQSIVNAHDGTLTLTPRPEGGLVVSVVLPARP
- a CDS encoding DoxX family protein; the encoded protein is MNVVVWIVSGLLAALFLMAGTMKLAKSKEQILADPKMGWAEDFSPGMLKVIGAAEVAGGLGLILPGAFDIATWLVPAAAIGLAVTMAGAALTHARRSEWSSAVFTVVLLALAVFVAIERIGPQAF
- a CDS encoding MmcQ/YjbR family DNA-binding protein, with amino-acid sequence MATIEDVRGLGSELERSYEVYVRHRLKFRVKQIVYVAFSLDETVMGFAFPKEERAGLVAGNPDKFQMPRESDLRFHWVHANLAALDPIEAREFVVDAWRMVVPQKVARAYDLTHPEGPGEPPDS
- a CDS encoding ATP-binding cassette domain-containing protein, whose translation is MNTTAPAIEVAGLRKAYGDHTVLDGVDLSVPEGTVYALLGPNGAGKTTIVRILSTLTSADGGVATVAGYDVRTQSDGVRRSIGVTGQFSAIDELLTGRENVRLMVDLAHLPKRDAAARASELLERFGLTDAADRRAATYSGGMKRRLDLAMTLVSRPRLIFLDEPTTGLDPRSRRDLWQIVRELLTEGVTVFLTTQYLEEADQLAHQVGLLDNGRLVAEGTPAELKALAGGETLDDVFLALTGHPATPDSTDDTDDNDKETVR